One window of the Triticum dicoccoides isolate Atlit2015 ecotype Zavitan chromosome 3B, WEW_v2.0, whole genome shotgun sequence genome contains the following:
- the LOC119277758 gene encoding protein NRT1/ PTR FAMILY 5.10-like, which produces MESGQPLPSSDPRDGRGGWRAALFIVVVGFLERIGFIGVEGNLITYLTGPLGMSTAAGAASVNAWSGTVLVLPLVGALAADSRLGRYRAVLLAGVLYLLSLGMLTVSSMLQTQQLRPADCHGTTTTCSPPPSTSSSPAQLGFFYTALYLLALAQGFHKPCSEALGADQFDSSVGASRSSYFNWFHFSISWGYAIAATAVTYVEENVGWTVGFAACWAIMVVYLAVFLLGKRTYRIEQPVDGSSFGRITEKFVLSQTDATIDTQRLLETNQDGFLVKLLPIWLSSLVFAACISQITTLFTKQGSTMDRRLGGAAGLVVPPAALQCCISLTFIALVPVYDRTIVPFARRLTGHPGGITMLQRIGAGMVTACITMVIAALVEAKRLRVAKDAGLLDRPDVAVPMSLCWLVPQYVLIGLAEVFSYIGLEEFFYDQVPEALRSVGLALCLSIFGVGSYASGMLVWAIDWATKRGGGESWFSDNLNRAHLDYFYWILAGLGALEVVVFLYFAKQYVYRDKPE; this is translated from the exons ATGGAGTCAGGCCAGCCACTCCCGAGTTCGGACCCGCGGGACGGCCGCGGCGGCTGGCGCGCCGCGCTCTTCATCGTCG TCGTCGGCTTCTTGGAGCGCATCGGGTTCATCGGCGTGGAGGGCAACCTGATCACGTACCTGACCGGCCCGCTGGGCATGTCCACCGCGGCCGGCGCCGCCAGCGTGAACGCCTGGTCCGGGACCGTGCTGGTGCTGCCGCTCGTCGGCGCGCTCGCCGCCGACTCGCGCCTCGGGCGCTACCGGGCGGTCCTGCTCGCGGGCGTGCTCTACCTGCTG AGCCTGGGAATGCTGACGGTATCATCCATGCTGCAAACGCAACAACTTCGTCCCGCCGACTGCCATGGCACGACCACCACCtgctcgccgccgccctcgacgtcATCGTCACCCGCTCAGCTCGGCTTCTTCTACACCGCGCTCTACCTGCTAGCGCTGGCGCAGGGCTTCCACAAGCCGTGCTCGGAGGCCCTGGGTGCAGACCAGTTCGATTCCAGCGTGGGCGCGTCACGGAGCTCCTACTTCAACTGGTTCCACTTCTCCATCTCGTGGGGCTATGCCATCGCGGCGACTGCGGTCACCTACGTTGAAGAGAACGTCGGTTGGACGGTGGGGTTCGCCGCGTGCTGGGCCATCATGGTGGTGTACCTCGCTGTCTTCTTGCTTGGCAAGCGGACGTACCGGATAGAGCAGCCGGTGGACGGCAGTTCCTTTGGGCGGATCACTGAGAAGTTCGTCCTCTCTCAAACTGATGCCACCATTGACACCCAACG GCTTTTGGAGACAAATCAGGACGGGTTCCTCGTTAAGCTGCTTCCTATCTGGCTGTCGAGCTTAGTGTTTGCCGCGTGCATCTCGCAGATCACCACCCTGTTCACCAAGCAGGGTAGCACGATGGACCGGCGCCTAGGCGGGGCCGCGGGCCTCGTCGTGCCGCCCGCGGCGCTGCAGTGCTGCATCAGTTTAACATTCATCGCCCTTGTCCCTGTCTATGACCGCACCATTGTACCCTTCGCGAGGCGCCTCACCGGTCACCCCGGGGGCAtcaccatgctccagcgcatcggtGCTGGGATGGTCACGGCGTGCATCACCATGGTCATCGCGGCGCTCGTGGAAGCCAAGCGCCTCCGCGTTGCCAAGGACGCGGGCCTGCTCGACCGGCCGGACGTGGCGGTGCCTATGAGCCTATGCTGGCTGGTACCGCAGTACGTCCTTATCGGCCTCGCGGAGGTGTTCAGCTACATCGGACTGGAGGAATTCTTCTACGACCAGGTGCCCGAGGCGCTCCGTAGTGTGGGGCTGGCGCTATGCCTGAGCATCTTCGGCGTGGGGAGCTATGCCAGCGGCATGCTCGTGTGGGCGATCGACTGGGCCACGAAGAGGGGCGGGGGAGAGAGTTGGTTCTCCGACAACCTCAATCGCGCGCACCTCGATTACTTCTACTGGATCCTGGCTGGCCTCGGCGCTTTAGAGGTGGTCGTGTTCTTGTACTTTGCAAAACAGTATGTCTACCGAGACAAACCTGAGTAA